The following coding sequences lie in one Lolium perenne isolate Kyuss_39 chromosome 2, Kyuss_2.0, whole genome shotgun sequence genomic window:
- the LOC127337237 gene encoding large ribosomal subunit protein uL14mz produces the protein MAAFLRSKCSSVGRTLMGSLGNNLYGGVNSSIEAVTRPSRSDAVCQQIRTFIQMRTNLKVVDNSGAKRVMCIQSLRGKKGARLGDMIIGSVKEAQPRGKVKKGDVVYGVVVRAAMKKGRSDGSEVQFDDNAIVIVNNKGELIGTRVFGPVPHELRKKKHLKILALAEHIV, from the exons ATGGCAGCGTTCCTCAGGTCAAAGTGTTCGTCAG tTGGCCGTACTTTGATGGGAAGCCTTGGAAACAATCTGTATGGGGGTGTTAACAGCTCTATTGAAGCAGTGACTAGACCATCTCGTTCTGATGCTGTCTGCCAG CAAATCAGAACATTCATCCAGATGAGAACAAACCTCAAGGTGGTAGACAATTCTGGAGCCAAGCGGGTTATGTGCATACAGTCCCTTAGGGGGAAGAAAGGAGCAAGGCTTGGGGACATGATCATCGGTTCTGTCAAGGAAGCGCAACCTCGCGGTAAGGTCAAGAAAGGAGATGTGGTATATGGAGTGGTTGTCCGTGCTGCCATGAAAAAGGGGCGCAGCGATGGCAGCGAGGTCCAGTTCGACGACAATGCAATTGTCATTGTGAACAACAAGGGGGAACTGATTGGCACACGCGTCTTTGGTCCTGTTCCGCATGAGCTCAGGAAGAAGAAGCATCTCAAGATCCTTGCATTGGCTGAGCACATAGTTTGA
- the LOC127337234 gene encoding oryzain beta chain has translation MAANPAAAGALLLVLLAATALASSAADMSIISYNEAHGTRGLEERTEAEARAVYDLWLAENGGGSGPPRNSNALVDRFRVFWDNLRFVDAHNARAAAGQEGFRLGLNRFADLTNAEFRAAFLGVRGAAERAGRVVGERYRHDGVEELPEAVDWREKGAVAAVKNQGQCGSCWAFSAISSVESINQIVTGELVTLSEQELVECDTNGQSNGCNGGLMDDAFDFIIKNGGVDTEDDYPYKALDGRCDINRKNAKVVSIDGFEDVPENDEKSLQKAVAHQPVSVAIEAGGREFQLYQSGVFSGRCGTQLDHGVVAVGYGTENGKDYWIVRNSWGPNWGEAGYLRMERNINATTGKCGIAMMSSYPTKNGANPPKPSPTPPTPPTPPPPVAPDHVCDENQSCPAGSTCCCAFSFRNQCLLWGCCPVEGATCCKDHASCCPPDYPVCNIRAGTCSASKNSPLTVKALKRTLAKRITA, from the exons ATGGcggccaatcccgccgccgcgggGGCCCTGCTGCTCGTCCTCCTCGCCGCCACCGCCCTGGCCTCATCCGCCGCGGACATGTCGATCATCTCCTACAACGAGGCGCACGGCACGCGGGGCCTGGAGGAGCGCACCGAGGCGGAGGCGCGGGCCGTCTACGACCTCTGGCTGGCCGAGAACGGCGGCGGGTCCGGGCCCCCGCGCAACTCCAACGCGCTCGTCGACCGCTTCCGCGTCTTCTGGGACAACCTGCGCTTCGTCGACGCCCACAACGCGCGCGCCGCCGCGGGCCAGGAGGGGTTCCGGCTGGGCCTGAACCGGTTCGCGGATCTCACCAACGCCGAGTTCCGGGCCGCGTTCCTCGGGGTGAGGGGCGCGGCTGAGAGGGCGGGCCGCGTGGTGGGGGAGAGGTACCGCCACGATGGGGTCGAGGAGCTGCCCGAGGCCGTCGATTGGAGGGAGAAGGGGGCCGTCGCCGCCGTCAAGAACCAGGGCCAGTGCG GAAGTtgctgggccttttctgcaatcagCTCAGTGGAAAGCATCAACCAAATTGTCACTGGTGAGCTGGTCACATTATCTGAGCAGGAGCTTGTGGAGTGTGACACCAATGGACAGAGCAATGGTTGCAACGGGGGGCTTATGGATGATGCCTTCGATTTCATCATAAAGAACGGTGGCGTTGATACTGAAGATGATTACCCTTACAAAGCCTTGGATGGCAGATGTGATATCAACAGG AAAAATGCAAAGGTGGTGAGCATCGATGGCTTTGAAGATGTCCCTGAAAATGATGAGAAATCGTTGCAGAAGGCGGTTGCTCACCAGCCTGTGAGTGTTGCCATCGAAGCTGGTGGCCGGGAGTTTCAGCTCTATCAGTCG GGTGTCTTCAGCGGAAGGTGTGGCACACAACTTGACCATGGTGTGGTTGCTGTTGGCTATGGCACTGAGAACGGCAAGGACTACTGGATCGTCCGCAACTCGTGGGGTCCAAACTGGGGAGAGGCTGGGTACCTCCGCATGGAGCGCAACATCAACGCGACCACTGGGAAGTGCGGGATTGCCATGATGTCATCGTACCCTACCAAGAATGGTGCTAACCCGCCCAAGCCATCTCCAACACCCCCCACGCCACCGACACCGCCTCCCCCAGTCGCCCCTGACCATGTCTGTGACGAGAACCAGTCATGCCCAGCCGGCAGCACCTGCTGCTGCGCGTTCAGCTTCAGGAACCAATGCCTGTTATGGGGCTGCTGCCCTGTTGAAGGTGCCACCTGCTGCAAGGACCATGCCAGCTGCTGCCCACCGGACTACCCTGTCTGCAACATCCGTGCTGGAACTTGCTCAGCG AGCAAGAACAGCCCGCTGACTGTGAAGGCCTTGAAGCGCACCCTCGCTAAGCGCATTACCGCATGA
- the LOC127337235 gene encoding OVARIAN TUMOR DOMAIN-containing deubiquitinating enzyme 7 isoform X2 yields the protein MATASSVCRAMGDQLEGDEEKHMKYREMVVHYIVEHREEFEPFIEDEVPFDEYCDSMMKDGTWAGNMELQAGSLVTNRNICIHMLNSPRWYINNFSGREASNMVHLSYHHGEHYNSVRLTEDPCQGPAMPVVIKTDANVASTSNSAQTKAKDLKKSSNRSTYDDRSVKRVMDGTGCSDAAVAEHVLGEFDGDVDAAVEYMIAELVAVCSDNVDEDLYMDYACKEDELSTSQNGNQINYHKEEESCSSKDETVQKSKSSHAKKDKSNSKECSCGSAKKHKASCSLATAVASKAPPRTKGGQGKAQKGKKQKKKEPEAAPVKERKSTVPLPDLGALCI from the exons ATGGCAACTGCTTCTTCAG TCTGCAGGGCAATGGGTGACCAGCTCGAGGGCGATGAAGAAAAGCACATGAAGTACCGGGAGATGGTTGTGCACTACATCGTG GAACACCGTGAGGAGTTTGAGCCGTTCATCGAGGATGAGGTACCGTTCGATGAATACTGCGACTCTATGATGAAGGATGGGACTTGGGCTGGCAACATGGAGTTGCAGGCGGGCTCTCTTGTcaccaacagaaacatatgcattCACATG CTTAACTCACCACGATGGTACATAAATAACTTTTCTGGTCGTGAAGCCAGCAATATGGTTCATTT ATCGTATCATCACGGTGAACACTACAACAGTGTCAGACTGACTGAAGATCCATGCCAAGGCCCTGCAATGCCAGTTGTTATCAAG ACAGATGCCAATGTAGCCAGCACAAGCAATAGTGCTCAAACAAAAGCAAAAGACCTAAAGAAATCTTCGAACAGGTCAACCTATGACGATAGATCGGTTAAACGGGTCATGGATGGAACTGGATGTTCTGATGCTGCTGTAGCTGAACAT GTTTTGGGGGAATTTGATggtgatgttgatgctgctgttgAGTACATGATAGCTGAACTAGTTGCAGTGTGTTCTGATAATGTGGATGAAGATCTTTATATGGACTATGCGTGCAAGG AAGATGAGCTTAGCACATCCCAGAATGGGAACCAAATAAATTACCACAAGGAAGAAGAAAGCTGTTCTAGTAAAGATGAAACAGTTCAGAAATCCAAAAGTTCACATGCTAAGAAG GATAAGTCCAATTCCAAGGAGTGCTCTTGTGGATCTGCAAAGAAGCACAAGGCATCTTGTAGTTTAGCCACGGCTGTAGCGTCAAAAGCACCTCCACG GACCAAAGGTGGCCAAGGGAAGGCTCAGAAAGGGAAGAAGCAAAAGAAGAAAGAACCTGAAGCAGCACCAGTCAAGGAGCGCAAGTCTACGGTACCCCTACCAGATCTAGGAGCTCTCTGCATATGA
- the LOC127337235 gene encoding OVARIAN TUMOR DOMAIN-containing deubiquitinating enzyme 7 isoform X1, with translation MAGKKKAAAASKARKPKQRDAVKKLGKKADMSEFRAQLDSIGVKIVEVTADGNCFFRAMGDQLEGDEEKHMKYREMVVHYIVEHREEFEPFIEDEVPFDEYCDSMMKDGTWAGNMELQAGSLVTNRNICIHMLNSPRWYINNFSGREASNMVHLSYHHGEHYNSVRLTEDPCQGPAMPVVIKTDANVASTSNSAQTKAKDLKKSSNRSTYDDRSVKRVMDGTGCSDAAVAEHVLGEFDGDVDAAVEYMIAELVAVCSDNVDEDLYMDYACKEDELSTSQNGNQINYHKEEESCSSKDETVQKSKSSHAKKDKSNSKECSCGSAKKHKASCSLATAVASKAPPRTKGGQGKAQKGKKQKKKEPEAAPVKERKSTVPLPDLGALCI, from the exons ATGGCGGGCAAGAAGAAGGCAGCCGCGGCGTCCAAGGCCCGCAAGCCGAAGCAGCGCGATGCA GTGAAGAAGTTGGGGAAGAAGGCCGACATGTCGGAGTTCAGGGCGCAGCTGGACTCCATTGGGGTGAAGATAGTCGAGGTCACCGCCGATGGCAACTGCTTCTTCAG GGCAATGGGTGACCAGCTCGAGGGCGATGAAGAAAAGCACATGAAGTACCGGGAGATGGTTGTGCACTACATCGTG GAACACCGTGAGGAGTTTGAGCCGTTCATCGAGGATGAGGTACCGTTCGATGAATACTGCGACTCTATGATGAAGGATGGGACTTGGGCTGGCAACATGGAGTTGCAGGCGGGCTCTCTTGTcaccaacagaaacatatgcattCACATG CTTAACTCACCACGATGGTACATAAATAACTTTTCTGGTCGTGAAGCCAGCAATATGGTTCATTT ATCGTATCATCACGGTGAACACTACAACAGTGTCAGACTGACTGAAGATCCATGCCAAGGCCCTGCAATGCCAGTTGTTATCAAG ACAGATGCCAATGTAGCCAGCACAAGCAATAGTGCTCAAACAAAAGCAAAAGACCTAAAGAAATCTTCGAACAGGTCAACCTATGACGATAGATCGGTTAAACGGGTCATGGATGGAACTGGATGTTCTGATGCTGCTGTAGCTGAACAT GTTTTGGGGGAATTTGATggtgatgttgatgctgctgttgAGTACATGATAGCTGAACTAGTTGCAGTGTGTTCTGATAATGTGGATGAAGATCTTTATATGGACTATGCGTGCAAGG AAGATGAGCTTAGCACATCCCAGAATGGGAACCAAATAAATTACCACAAGGAAGAAGAAAGCTGTTCTAGTAAAGATGAAACAGTTCAGAAATCCAAAAGTTCACATGCTAAGAAG GATAAGTCCAATTCCAAGGAGTGCTCTTGTGGATCTGCAAAGAAGCACAAGGCATCTTGTAGTTTAGCCACGGCTGTAGCGTCAAAAGCACCTCCACG GACCAAAGGTGGCCAAGGGAAGGCTCAGAAAGGGAAGAAGCAAAAGAAGAAAGAACCTGAAGCAGCACCAGTCAAGGAGCGCAAGTCTACGGTACCCCTACCAGATCTAGGAGCTCTCTGCATATGA